One window of the Leucobacter komagatae genome contains the following:
- a CDS encoding DUF262 domain-containing protein: MSNKIDFDLKGIGYLFKVEILQVPLYQRSYSWGTDQINDFCSDIKNAFGSSQREHFMGTVVLSSEEGARLTIIDGQQRLATTTLFLAAMRDYYEEHGENARANAINSEYLNMFSDEEGAHVPKLVLNAEDDHFFRQFVVPDAEAVGATRDSHRLLENANEKIRSFVQEQAEQAGTNWVDTFVRWRKFIESGLRVIYVKVPSESDAFMIFETLNDRGANLTLSDLLKNYLFGRASKQANGLEIVRDKWLVAFGALDADQDLFIAYLRHLWNSKRGATREAYLYKQIKSHVTTATQAIEFATEIESGAGVYAALLSSDDDYWSAWGKSTRLNIETLNLLALGQIRPMLLAVLQHFTMKEAKRVLRLSVNWGVRGLIVGGIGGGSTEKAYCDAAVAVRKGEVKTAEELLSRLEVIIPSDAEFHSAFSSVRVLKASLSRYYLRALEARRRGEAEPEFVANPDEAEINLEHVLPKKATETDWPAFPGDSGKQWVDRLGNHALLQKAPNDSIGNRPFNVKKPVLASSNYELTKEIGSQADWTASEIEKRQVELASEASATWPRMI; this comes from the coding sequence ATGTCGAACAAAATAGATTTTGATCTTAAAGGCATAGGCTACCTCTTCAAGGTCGAGATTCTTCAGGTGCCTCTCTACCAGCGTTCGTACTCTTGGGGGACGGATCAGATCAATGATTTTTGCTCCGACATAAAGAATGCTTTCGGTTCTTCTCAGAGAGAGCATTTCATGGGAACTGTCGTCTTATCCTCAGAAGAAGGTGCCAGGCTGACCATTATCGATGGTCAGCAACGGCTGGCCACGACGACGCTTTTCCTAGCAGCGATGCGGGACTACTACGAAGAGCACGGTGAGAATGCGCGAGCGAATGCGATCAATTCTGAGTACCTCAATATGTTCTCGGACGAGGAAGGCGCTCATGTTCCGAAGCTTGTCCTAAACGCTGAGGATGACCATTTCTTCAGGCAGTTCGTTGTGCCTGATGCTGAAGCAGTGGGGGCCACACGTGACTCTCATCGACTTCTTGAAAATGCCAACGAGAAAATTCGTTCCTTTGTGCAAGAGCAAGCAGAGCAAGCCGGAACGAACTGGGTTGACACTTTTGTCCGGTGGAGGAAATTTATTGAGTCGGGCCTCCGCGTCATCTACGTAAAGGTTCCAAGTGAGTCTGACGCCTTCATGATTTTCGAAACTCTGAATGATCGCGGCGCAAACCTCACGCTTTCCGATCTCTTGAAGAACTACCTGTTTGGGCGAGCATCTAAACAGGCGAATGGGCTTGAGATTGTGCGAGACAAATGGCTTGTCGCATTTGGGGCGCTCGATGCAGATCAAGATCTCTTCATTGCCTATCTTAGGCACCTCTGGAATTCGAAGCGCGGGGCGACGCGGGAAGCCTACTTGTATAAGCAGATTAAGAGTCACGTCACGACGGCTACGCAAGCCATTGAATTCGCGACTGAAATCGAGTCCGGTGCCGGGGTTTATGCGGCGTTGTTATCTAGTGATGACGACTACTGGTCTGCCTGGGGGAAATCAACAAGGCTGAACATTGAGACACTTAACCTTCTGGCATTAGGGCAAATCCGACCTATGCTTCTCGCTGTTCTGCAACACTTCACCATGAAAGAAGCAAAACGTGTTCTCCGGCTTTCGGTTAATTGGGGTGTGCGCGGGCTCATCGTCGGTGGCATCGGAGGGGGATCGACGGAGAAGGCCTATTGCGATGCCGCCGTTGCTGTGAGAAAAGGCGAAGTGAAGACAGCGGAAGAACTTCTGTCGAGGCTCGAGGTGATTATCCCCAGCGACGCTGAATTCCATAGTGCCTTTTCAAGCGTTCGTGTCTTGAAGGCATCTCTCTCGCGATATTATCTTCGCGCACTCGAAGCCCGAAGGAGAGGCGAAGCGGAGCCCGAATTCGTAGCTAATCCAGACGAGGCCGAAATCAACCTTGAGCACGTATTGCCCAAGAAGGCAACTGAGACCGACTGGCCTGCGTTCCCTGGCGACTCGGGGAAACAATGGGTCGATCGACTCGGGAATCACGCGTTGCTTCAGAAAGCTCCGAACGACTCGATTGGCAATCGGCCCTTTAATGTTAAGAAGCCAGTCTTGGCGTCGTCCAATTACGAACTTACGAAGGAAATTGGTTCGCAGGCCGACTGGACTGCAAGCGAGATTGAAAAGAGGCAAGTTGAGCTTGCCTCTGAAGCATCGGCGACTTGGCCGCGCATGATCTAA
- a CDS encoding FtsK/SpoIIIE domain-containing protein: protein MVVTRNVLTVFMASPGDVGEERSELARVVYAINKRLAADLGWHIELRGWENTVPGMGRPQSRINPDVQACDVFIGILWKRWGTPTGEFSSGFREEFEIAYERRSKSTDPEILMYFRAVEPTFAADPGEQYRQVLAFKDKLTSSRTLLYQGYSDVQNFASQVEDHLTSLILKRAQADGRTLHATGGAGRKQPEEGVHELPSLDTSEPIALQVILGNPSLSGEVTLARWDAARRMRDVALAPCALGNGRFWALDPFDPGYGLSLIVGSTGSGKSNAILAMAFALAFSLPPEYLRFSILDLDSFQSVRVLEDLGATVLPLSPHGELDLEAVLKEAKRREQRLKALGYQSVRSLWRRDPGLREEFPAWVICADEAYKFVHDDTTFEKVLAAAGRVAGLGIHIILGSQRMGELGNLALATRAKRIALQMHAEQDFIDFTGTHNPFQRTSSSAPGLAVCAEGEKLESVRFAHVDDRELADAFESAADRWKETRMGNPDAK, encoded by the coding sequence GTGGTAGTTACCCGGAACGTCCTGACTGTATTCATGGCTTCTCCAGGTGACGTTGGGGAAGAACGCAGTGAGCTCGCGCGCGTGGTATATGCGATTAATAAACGCCTCGCCGCGGACCTAGGTTGGCACATAGAGCTCCGGGGCTGGGAGAACACCGTACCCGGCATGGGGCGACCGCAGAGCCGCATTAACCCGGATGTCCAGGCGTGCGACGTGTTTATCGGGATCTTGTGGAAACGCTGGGGTACCCCAACCGGCGAATTCTCCTCAGGCTTTCGGGAGGAATTTGAGATCGCCTACGAACGCCGCTCGAAATCGACCGATCCGGAAATCTTGATGTACTTCCGGGCGGTCGAACCCACCTTTGCAGCGGATCCGGGTGAGCAGTACCGCCAGGTATTGGCCTTCAAGGACAAGCTCACCAGCAGCAGAACACTCCTCTATCAAGGATACTCGGACGTGCAGAACTTCGCGTCCCAAGTCGAAGACCACCTCACCAGCTTGATCCTAAAGCGAGCGCAGGCAGATGGCCGTACACTCCACGCGACTGGAGGTGCAGGAAGAAAACAGCCCGAAGAAGGTGTGCACGAACTCCCGTCGCTTGACACTTCTGAGCCGATTGCACTTCAAGTGATTCTCGGAAATCCGTCCCTCAGTGGCGAGGTTACCCTTGCACGGTGGGACGCGGCACGTCGAATGCGTGATGTCGCGCTTGCACCGTGTGCACTAGGAAACGGGAGGTTCTGGGCTCTTGACCCGTTTGATCCTGGATACGGGCTCTCGCTTATCGTAGGGTCCACGGGATCCGGAAAGAGCAATGCTATTTTGGCGATGGCTTTTGCCCTCGCATTCTCGCTTCCGCCTGAATACCTCCGCTTCTCGATCCTTGACTTAGACAGTTTCCAGTCTGTTCGGGTACTCGAAGATCTTGGCGCGACTGTACTGCCACTGTCACCACATGGTGAGCTCGATCTCGAAGCTGTACTTAAGGAGGCTAAGCGGCGTGAGCAACGGCTCAAGGCACTCGGATATCAGTCTGTGCGGAGTCTATGGAGACGTGATCCTGGCCTTCGTGAGGAGTTTCCTGCCTGGGTAATCTGCGCGGATGAGGCCTACAAGTTCGTTCACGACGACACTACCTTCGAAAAAGTTCTTGCCGCCGCTGGACGAGTAGCCGGTCTCGGCATACACATCATCCTCGGATCGCAGAGGATGGGAGAACTCGGGAATCTCGCGCTCGCTACTCGTGCAAAGCGGATCGCCTTGCAGATGCACGCAGAACAAGATTTCATCGATTTCACCGGAACTCATAACCCGTTTCAGCGGACCTCTTCCAGTGCTCCTGGACTCGCGGTATGTGCTGAAGGCGAGAAACTTGAGTCGGTACGGTTTGCCCATGTGGATGATCGTGAGCTTGCCGACGCATTCGAATCTGCCGCGGACCGATGGAAGGAAACAAGAATGGGGAATCCAGACGCAAAGTAG
- a CDS encoding GntR family transcriptional regulator has product MAQPTQTETSATPEGAADLPLAEIAYSRIKGDIISCRLTPGQKVTERGLVTSLGMSMASVRNAMTRLDQEGLLITQPRKGSVVAPLTLHSVGKLFDFWALLAPEIARTGIPSLTDGQLAEVTKVGARLNAEVVPGNDRATRDNLVAAIDAALQIFTLIAEASDNPYLLASHHRINGELSRVWRLVIESEFAELGGRVSALTDVVRFIEKRDAQSAVDFLGPHIEASRRRVLDALARWPSVSMSEIRVGAQLSG; this is encoded by the coding sequence ATGGCACAGCCCACGCAGACGGAGACGAGCGCAACCCCCGAGGGCGCCGCCGACCTCCCGCTCGCCGAGATCGCATACAGCCGCATCAAGGGCGACATCATCTCCTGCCGCCTCACACCCGGTCAGAAGGTGACCGAGCGCGGGCTGGTCACGAGCCTCGGCATGAGCATGGCGTCCGTGCGCAACGCGATGACGAGACTTGACCAAGAGGGTCTGCTCATCACCCAGCCACGCAAGGGGTCAGTCGTCGCGCCGCTGACGCTGCACTCGGTCGGCAAACTCTTCGACTTCTGGGCGCTCCTCGCCCCAGAGATCGCCCGCACCGGCATCCCATCGCTGACCGACGGGCAGCTCGCAGAGGTCACCAAGGTCGGCGCACGCCTCAACGCCGAGGTCGTACCCGGCAACGACCGGGCCACGCGCGACAATCTCGTCGCGGCGATCGACGCCGCACTGCAGATCTTCACGCTCATCGCCGAGGCCAGCGATAATCCGTACCTGCTCGCCTCGCACCACCGCATCAATGGCGAGCTCAGCCGCGTCTGGCGCCTCGTCATCGAATCCGAGTTCGCGGAGCTCGGGGGCCGCGTGAGCGCGCTCACCGACGTGGTGCGGTTCATCGAAAAGCGTGACGCTCAGAGCGCGGTCGACTTCCTCGGCCCCCACATCGAGGCGTCACGACGCCGCGTCCTCGACGCCCTCGCGCGCTGGCCCTCGGTGAGCATGTCGGAGATTCGGGTGGGTGCCCAACTGTCTGGTTAG
- a CDS encoding fumarylacetoacetate hydrolase family protein yields the protein MRFVTFHRPGDPTPRLGLDNTDGETYTDLTARYPEDPAFASMLALIDAGGRGLDAAWEAYQKLDEAVLVEQDAMTLLAPFTPRRMRDCGLIVSHLRQSISRTARWITEHTDDARSYATLYRQLDGTFSPLYDPATPVQYAERNPETVSAPNAVLEWPAGSDYLDYELELAAVIGRGGTYITPEEAEQHVFGYTVYNDWSLRDVQARNALAGAGAHGNAKDFPESNPFGPCVVTRDEIPDPQNLRMSVRVNGETWGEGSSAQMIHSFPEAVEHISAREPIVAGEVWGTGTVRNGSSFELGRRLPRPALVELEIERIGVLAQYVIPKP from the coding sequence ATGAGATTCGTCACCTTCCACCGCCCGGGGGATCCAACCCCGCGCCTCGGCCTCGACAACACCGACGGCGAGACGTACACCGACCTCACCGCGCGATACCCGGAAGACCCGGCGTTCGCGTCGATGCTCGCGCTCATCGACGCGGGGGGCCGTGGTCTCGATGCCGCATGGGAGGCCTACCAGAAGCTCGACGAGGCGGTGCTCGTTGAGCAGGACGCGATGACGCTCCTCGCCCCGTTCACCCCGCGGCGGATGCGCGACTGCGGCCTCATCGTCAGCCACCTGCGCCAGAGCATCTCGCGCACTGCGCGCTGGATTACCGAACACACGGACGACGCGCGCTCCTACGCGACGCTCTACCGTCAGCTCGACGGCACCTTCAGCCCGCTGTACGACCCGGCGACGCCGGTGCAGTACGCAGAGCGGAACCCCGAGACTGTGTCGGCGCCGAACGCCGTGCTCGAGTGGCCGGCCGGCAGCGACTACCTCGACTACGAACTCGAGCTCGCCGCGGTCATCGGCAGGGGCGGCACGTACATCACACCCGAGGAGGCCGAGCAGCATGTCTTCGGGTACACCGTCTACAACGATTGGTCGCTGCGCGATGTGCAGGCCCGCAATGCGCTGGCGGGCGCCGGAGCGCACGGCAATGCGAAGGACTTCCCGGAGTCGAACCCCTTCGGCCCGTGCGTGGTCACCCGAGATGAGATCCCGGACCCACAGAACCTCCGCATGTCGGTGCGGGTCAACGGCGAGACGTGGGGCGAGGGATCCTCGGCACAGATGATCCACTCGTTCCCCGAGGCCGTCGAGCACATCAGCGCCCGCGAGCCAATCGTTGCCGGCGAGGTCTGGGGCACGGGCACCGTGCGCAACGGCTCATCTTTCGAGCTTGGTCGCCGACTCCCGAGGCCCGCCCTCGTCGAGCTCGAGATCGAGCGGATCGGGGTGCTCGCCCAGTACGTCATCCCGAAGCCCTAG
- a CDS encoding class I SAM-dependent methyltransferase — MYELMWSGPVTEQLRWEVARALAGADSVADIGCGTGFMVDGLVASGVSVVGVDASKNMLRRALALGRVSSAVHCTATQVPLDSASVDAVVMTNLLHAHPEPQDVLQEAIRLLRPGGTLVLSWPADGISPARMYGIDRAHGRGIVASLAAHCARTAVGIIATFTAVGRGRRTGRGAGLQRLAQSSGLTAGAGPRVIAGCQEFLVLQHA; from the coding sequence GTGTACGAGTTGATGTGGTCGGGGCCGGTGACGGAGCAGTTGCGGTGGGAGGTCGCGAGGGCGCTTGCTGGCGCCGACTCTGTTGCTGACATCGGCTGCGGGACGGGCTTCATGGTCGACGGGCTCGTCGCTTCGGGCGTGAGCGTCGTGGGCGTCGACGCGTCGAAGAACATGCTTCGCCGGGCGCTCGCGCTCGGCCGAGTCTCGAGCGCGGTCCACTGTACCGCGACGCAGGTGCCCCTGGACAGCGCGTCCGTCGATGCGGTCGTGATGACGAACCTCCTGCACGCGCATCCTGAACCGCAGGACGTTCTACAGGAGGCGATCCGGCTCCTGCGCCCAGGGGGCACGCTGGTGCTCAGCTGGCCCGCCGACGGAATCTCACCAGCCCGCATGTACGGGATCGACCGGGCGCACGGGCGCGGCATCGTGGCCTCGCTGGCGGCGCACTGCGCAAGAACGGCGGTCGGAATCATCGCCACGTTCACGGCCGTTGGGCGGGGACGCAGGACGGGGCGAGGGGCTGGCCTGCAACGACTCGCGCAGTCGAGCGGTCTCACGGCAGGCGCCGGCCCCCGGGTCATCGCCGGCTGCCAGGAGTTCCTGGTGCTTCAGCACGCGTAG
- a CDS encoding helix-turn-helix domain-containing protein produces MVRLPLNPEERARGERLGALLREARGNRSMLDVAVAAGISPETLRKIETGRVATPAFSTVALVACELGLSLDAVWGDVGRSTRRAGAGAAAGAGAALQR; encoded by the coding sequence ATGGTCAGACTTCCCCTCAACCCCGAAGAGAGAGCTCGGGGCGAACGGCTCGGCGCCCTGCTGCGGGAGGCCCGGGGCAACCGCTCGATGCTTGATGTCGCGGTCGCGGCTGGCATCTCCCCCGAGACGCTACGGAAGATCGAGACCGGCAGGGTCGCGACGCCCGCGTTCTCGACCGTGGCGCTCGTGGCCTGCGAGCTCGGGCTGTCGCTTGATGCGGTCTGGGGCGACGTGGGCCGCAGTACGCGGCGCGCCGGGGCAGGGGCTGCGGCTGGGGCTGGGGCAGCCCTGCAGCGCTAA
- the map gene encoding type I methionyl aminopeptidase has protein sequence MIEILNEAQLTRAREAGQLVGTILHTIKGRCRPGVNLLTIDGWAREMIVAAGATSCYVDYAPSFGSGPFGHYICTAVNDAVLHGMPHDYSLADGDLLTLDLAVTLGGISADAAISFVVGDDQDPADVEMIAATERALAAGIEAAGPGARIGDISHAIERVLTAAGFPINLEFGGHGIGSTMHQDPHVSNAGRPGRGYKLRPGLLLALEPWVMRDTAELVVAADGWTLKSATGSRAAHSEHTIAITEAGAEILTLPRP, from the coding sequence ATGATCGAGATTCTGAACGAGGCTCAGCTGACCCGGGCTCGCGAGGCGGGGCAGCTCGTCGGCACGATTCTGCACACGATCAAGGGCAGGTGCCGGCCCGGCGTGAACCTGCTCACGATCGACGGGTGGGCGCGGGAGATGATCGTGGCTGCCGGCGCGACCTCCTGCTACGTCGACTACGCGCCCTCATTCGGTAGCGGCCCGTTCGGCCACTACATCTGCACGGCCGTGAACGATGCCGTGCTGCACGGCATGCCCCACGACTACAGCCTCGCCGACGGCGACCTGCTGACGCTCGATCTCGCGGTCACGCTGGGCGGCATCTCGGCGGACGCCGCGATTAGCTTCGTAGTCGGTGACGATCAGGATCCCGCCGACGTCGAAATGATCGCGGCCACAGAGCGGGCGCTCGCCGCCGGGATCGAGGCGGCCGGGCCGGGGGCCCGGATCGGCGACATCTCGCACGCGATCGAGCGGGTGCTCACGGCCGCGGGCTTCCCGATCAACCTGGAATTCGGCGGTCACGGGATCGGGTCGACGATGCATCAGGATCCGCACGTCTCGAACGCCGGCAGGCCCGGCCGCGGCTACAAGCTACGACCGGGGTTGCTGCTCGCGCTCGAACCCTGGGTGATGCGTGACACCGCCGAGCTCGTCGTGGCCGCCGACGGCTGGACGCTGAAGAGCGCGACCGGATCGCGTGCCGCGCACAGCGAGCACACGATCGCGATCACGGAGGCGGGTGCAGAGATCCTGACCCTGCCGCGCCCTTAG
- a CDS encoding GNAT family N-acetyltransferase — MDDMNPEIYKQWIAPFEGGETVREAEAYRLAVADELDDDERVQILTRPDRTYVLAAPAVRDLPGVSDARDEVELRAALTAGGITLNGPDHLFFLDDATKQRLRDTENPSSVRALTDADRAAFDAFEAGVSEEDLDGASVELDHWMVFGAFEGDALVAVGSSYPFADDVALADMGVVTHPEHRGKGHARSVIYALSRGALAVDHEPQYRCQTDNTASVKLAQGSGFVSIGTWDLPLPDDADE; from the coding sequence ATGGACGACATGAACCCAGAGATCTACAAGCAGTGGATCGCACCATTCGAGGGCGGCGAAACCGTGCGCGAGGCGGAGGCGTACAGACTCGCCGTTGCCGACGAGCTCGACGATGACGAGCGCGTGCAGATTCTCACCCGCCCCGACCGCACGTATGTGCTCGCGGCGCCCGCGGTGCGCGACCTGCCGGGCGTGAGCGACGCACGTGACGAGGTTGAGCTGCGGGCCGCGCTCACCGCGGGCGGCATCACGCTCAACGGGCCCGACCACCTGTTCTTTCTCGACGACGCTACCAAGCAGCGGCTGCGCGACACGGAGAACCCGAGCAGCGTGCGAGCGCTCACCGATGCCGACCGGGCGGCGTTCGATGCCTTCGAAGCGGGGGTGTCGGAGGAGGATCTCGACGGCGCCTCCGTCGAACTCGACCACTGGATGGTCTTCGGCGCCTTCGAGGGCGATGCGCTCGTGGCCGTTGGCAGCTCCTACCCGTTCGCCGACGACGTTGCGCTCGCCGACATGGGGGTCGTGACGCACCCCGAGCATCGCGGCAAGGGCCACGCCCGCAGCGTGATCTATGCGCTGTCGCGCGGCGCGCTCGCCGTCGACCACGAGCCCCAGTACCGCTGCCAGACCGACAACACCGCGTCGGTAAAGCTCGCTCAGGGCTCGGGCTTCGTCTCGATCGGCACCTGGGACCTGCCGCTCCCGGACGACGCTGATGAGTGA
- a CDS encoding serine hydrolase domain-containing protein: MSDLLAGIPAPARPDLSARLRAALFDGQVGEGEPGAVIAVYRDGVLVASACAGVADIRGQDQSAGQDQDQSSGPGSADHDALTADTLMNIASISKQMAAAAILIAARDGALDLDADLRGLVPELRVPGVTLRNCLNHTAGLPDYLAVAYTVGMPEIEIAALSVFLDWVTTLDGLEFAPGQRQSYSNTGYVLAALALERAVGRPFPEVLAESVLVPLGMTKSFSTTVLGEFSAGMAFSFSQEGPGEFVKETMGVGEVEPVRGVNGDGEVITSLNEFGVWQAFLLDGRVLGEDIRSQLLARTTLTDGTKTTYGFGIEHETKAETAGYVHSGGMWAFSAYSIVDEKSGLSVACFANRGGYRASEAAWKAMHLASGFGDIAGDWFATQSLMGARIEVLSAGDLAARTGLGEEPETATWRGGRVWEGDDDFARIEPRGRDLEVTSWFGIAERYERLDPAGGHPAHLPGEYAERAFGRAFVFEERGSELWLVPPGREPERVKPFGRRDAEWIGETTLGWVIADLEAGGRVRVGLGTFSAELVRR, encoded by the coding sequence ATGAGTGACCTCTTGGCCGGCATACCCGCACCAGCCCGCCCCGACCTCAGCGCCCGCCTGCGGGCGGCGCTGTTCGACGGGCAGGTCGGAGAGGGTGAACCGGGGGCCGTCATCGCCGTCTACCGCGACGGCGTACTCGTCGCGAGCGCCTGCGCGGGCGTTGCCGATATCCGGGGCCAAGACCAGAGCGCAGGCCAAGACCAGGACCAAAGCTCGGGCCCCGGCTCGGCGGACCACGATGCCCTGACCGCCGACACGCTCATGAACATCGCCTCGATCAGTAAGCAGATGGCTGCTGCCGCGATCCTGATCGCCGCTCGCGACGGTGCGCTCGACCTCGACGCTGACCTGCGTGGCCTGGTGCCCGAGCTCCGGGTGCCGGGGGTGACGCTGCGCAACTGCCTGAACCACACCGCCGGGCTGCCCGACTACCTGGCGGTCGCGTACACGGTCGGTATGCCCGAGATCGAGATCGCCGCGCTCAGCGTCTTTCTCGACTGGGTCACGACGCTCGACGGGCTCGAGTTCGCGCCGGGGCAGCGGCAGTCTTACTCGAATACCGGGTACGTGCTCGCTGCCCTGGCCCTGGAGCGCGCGGTGGGGCGGCCGTTCCCCGAGGTGCTCGCCGAATCGGTGCTCGTGCCGCTCGGGATGACAAAGTCATTCAGTACGACGGTGCTCGGCGAGTTCAGCGCTGGGATGGCGTTCAGCTTCTCGCAGGAGGGGCCCGGCGAGTTCGTGAAAGAGACGATGGGCGTCGGCGAAGTCGAGCCCGTGCGTGGCGTGAACGGCGACGGCGAGGTCATCACATCGCTCAACGAGTTCGGTGTGTGGCAGGCGTTCTTGCTCGACGGGCGCGTGCTCGGCGAAGACATTCGTAGCCAACTGCTCGCGCGAACGACGCTCACCGACGGCACCAAAACGACGTACGGCTTCGGCATCGAACACGAGACGAAGGCCGAGACCGCGGGCTACGTGCACAGCGGCGGGATGTGGGCGTTCTCGGCGTACTCCATCGTCGATGAGAAGTCGGGGCTCAGCGTCGCCTGCTTCGCGAACCGCGGCGGGTACAGAGCCTCGGAGGCCGCGTGGAAAGCGATGCACCTTGCGTCGGGGTTCGGGGACATCGCCGGCGACTGGTTCGCGACCCAGTCGCTCATGGGGGCCCGTATCGAGGTCTTGTCAGCCGGCGACCTCGCCGCCAGAACGGGGCTGGGCGAGGAACCCGAGACCGCGACCTGGCGGGGAGGCCGCGTCTGGGAAGGCGACGACGACTTCGCGCGCATCGAGCCGCGCGGCCGCGATCTAGAGGTCACGTCGTGGTTCGGGATCGCGGAGCGCTACGAGCGCCTGGACCCCGCAGGCGGGCACCCCGCGCACCTCCCCGGCGAGTATGCAGAGCGGGCGTTCGGCAGGGCGTTCGTGTTCGAGGAACGCGGCAGCGAACTCTGGCTCGTGCCGCCGGGGCGCGAGCCTGAACGGGTCAAGCCGTTTGGGCGACGCGATGCCGAGTGGATCGGCGAGACGACGCTCGGCTGGGTGATCGCAGACCTTGAAGCCGGCGGGCGCGTGCGCGTGGGGCTCGGCACGTTCTCGGCGGAGCTGGTGCGGCGGTAG
- a CDS encoding RidA family protein has product MNSTRDALALSLGATDGPSSPTMAQCVNANGLIFTSGHTSLTLGKVGADLSVEQGAQAAREAALRLLHSVREHYGTLDGLVLAQLNVCVNTTPDFTQHGAVAEGASSLLREVFGGSDLPTRKALGMASLPRGVAVEIDAVFAATDA; this is encoded by the coding sequence ATGAATAGCACCCGCGACGCCCTCGCTCTCAGCCTCGGCGCGACCGACGGCCCGAGCTCCCCCACCATGGCGCAGTGCGTGAATGCAAACGGCCTGATCTTCACCTCCGGGCACACGAGCTTGACGCTCGGCAAGGTGGGCGCAGATCTCTCTGTCGAGCAGGGTGCGCAGGCCGCGCGCGAAGCCGCACTGCGACTCCTGCATTCGGTGCGCGAGCACTACGGAACACTCGACGGGCTCGTCCTCGCTCAGCTGAACGTATGCGTGAACACCACCCCTGATTTCACGCAGCACGGCGCCGTCGCCGAGGGCGCGAGCAGCCTGCTTCGTGAGGTCTTTGGCGGCAGCGACCTGCCGACCCGAAAAGCCCTCGGCATGGCTTCGCTGCCCCGAGGCGTCGCCGTCGAGATCGACGCAGTCTTCGCCGCTACCGACGCCTAA
- a CDS encoding helix-turn-helix domain-containing protein, with translation MSTQKRKSGDEDAQLGARIREIRKLRRLSLTQLGEMSGVSASFLSQLERGTCRASFGTLRDVTEALGTTLAELFNADQPPGPRIVRHAERPQLIHGGARKFMLSPRPLSHIEMFAGEFDPGESTGEDPYSHGDSQEFLTVIRGSVDVQIDGRSHLLDAGDTIEYRSSQLHRTVNVGDGIAEVHWIVSPVTVPSTTGSTEGTNDE, from the coding sequence ATGAGTACTCAAAAACGCAAATCCGGAGACGAAGACGCTCAGCTGGGCGCGCGAATCCGTGAGATACGAAAGCTTCGGCGACTGTCACTGACCCAGCTGGGTGAGATGTCGGGCGTCAGCGCGAGCTTCCTCAGCCAGCTCGAGCGGGGAACGTGCCGCGCGAGCTTCGGAACGCTGCGAGACGTGACGGAGGCGCTCGGTACCACCCTCGCGGAGCTGTTCAACGCCGACCAGCCGCCAGGCCCCCGTATCGTCAGGCATGCCGAACGCCCCCAGTTGATCCACGGCGGCGCACGCAAGTTCATGCTGAGCCCGCGCCCGCTGTCGCACATCGAGATGTTTGCCGGCGAGTTCGATCCCGGCGAATCGACCGGAGAAGACCCCTACAGCCACGGCGACTCGCAGGAGTTTCTGACCGTGATTCGCGGATCGGTTGACGTGCAGATCGACGGCAGATCACACCTGCTCGACGCCGGAGACACGATCGAGTACCGAAGCTCCCAACTCCACCGCACCGTCAACGTTGGCGACGGCATTGCCGAGGTGCACTGGATCGTCAGCCCGGTCACCGTGCCGAGCACCACCGGATCGACTGAAGGAACCAATGATGAATAG